A region of the Cupriavidus taiwanensis genome:
CTCCGACGCGGAGCTGCTGCACCTGTCCGCGCTGCTGGCCGCGATGGACGGCGAGGCGCCGCTGCCGCTCGCCACCATGCGCGAGCGCTATGCCACCATGCGCCGCTATCCGGACTACCGCTGCTACATGATGGTGGGCGCGAATGAGGTGCCGCTCGGCACCTTCAGCCTGCTGGTGTTCCCGGTGATGGTCCACGACGGGCGTCCGGAGGCGATCGTCGAAGCCGTGGTGGTGGCGCCGGCCGCGCGCGGCATGGGCATCGGCAAGGCCATGATGCGCGAGGCGATGCGGCTGGCGCGGGAAGCCGGTGCCGCCAAGCTGGCGCTGTCATCCAGTGCGCGACGCCTGCGCGCGCACCGGTTCTATCGCCAGCTCGGCTTTACCGAGCATGGCATCAGCTTCAGCGTCGGGCTCTGAACTCAGGCCTGCCGTGCCGCCGGAGGCGCGGCGCCTACCAGTTGCGCCAGCGCCGCCACCGCGCTCTCCAGCCCGCCGCTGTTGTCGATCTCGACCAGCCGGCATCCCGGCGGCACGGCGAACGCCTGCCGCGCGCGGGCCAGCCGTTTCGCGATCGCATCTTCCGCTTCGCGTCCGCGCTGGCGC
Encoded here:
- a CDS encoding GNAT family N-acetyltransferase, which produces MPTTEVSLALREVRGSDAELLHLSALLAAMDGEAPLPLATMRERYATMRRYPDYRCYMMVGANEVPLGTFSLLVFPVMVHDGRPEAIVEAVVVAPAARGMGIGKAMMREAMRLAREAGAAKLALSSSARRLRAHRFYRQLGFTEHGISFSVGL